One stretch of Vulpes lagopus strain Blue_001 chromosome X, ASM1834538v1, whole genome shotgun sequence DNA includes these proteins:
- the LOC121483489 gene encoding zinc finger X-linked protein ZXDB, whose translation MESPRLLPPRGTRQSGGAGSPAGGSRFHGGPDPRAGQVPARRLLLLRGPQDGGSGRRREEARAASRGPGLSPMAPRSDYASGGDSDDFFLVLLDPVGGDVETAGDGQAAGPVWREEAESVPQLQQGESGANPAGRQALGPRCLSAVPAPAPAQNPIPAPSLAPAAAFTGTVTIHNQNLLLRFENGVLTLATPPPPAWEPEVAPAPQPGGLMAPQAGVPHAAQPNDCPELPPDLLLAEPAEPAPAPAPEEEAEGRAAAESPRRPLGPGPGVVLYLCPEAQCGQTFAKKHQLKVHLLTHSSSQGQRPFKCPLGGCGWTFTTSYKLKRHLQSHDKLRPFGCPAEGCGKSFTTVYNLKAHMKGHEQENSFKCEVCEESFPTQAKLSAHQRSHFEPERPYQCAFSGCKKTFITVSALFSHNRAHFREQELFSCSFPGCSKQYDKACRLKIHLRSHTGERPFLCDFDGCGWNFTSMSKLLRHKRKHEDDRRFMCPVEGCGKSFTRAEHLKGHSITHLGTKPFVCPVEGCCARFSARSSLYIHSKKHLQDVDTWKSRCPVSTCNKLFTSKHSMKTHLAKRHNLGQDLLAQLEAANSLTPSSELTSQGQNDLSDAELVSLSSDVPGSSSAAVLDTALANSGILTIDVASVSSTLAGSLPANNNNSLGQAVDPRALMAISDLPQSLDTSLFFGTTASGFQQSPLDMDDVSSLSVGPLVSLGSLAMKNSSQEPQALTPSSKLTVDTDALTPSSTLCENSVSELLTPTKAEWNVHPDSDFFGQEEETQFGFPSAAGNHGSQKETDLITVTGSSFLV comes from the coding sequence ATGGAAAGCCCAAGGCTGCTCCCGCCTCGAGGGACACGACAGAGCGGTGGTGCTGGCAGCCCCGCGGGCGGCAGCCGGTTCCACGGCGGCCCTGACCCGCGGGCTGGCCAGGTCCCCGCGCGCCGCCTCCTGCTGCTCCGGGGCCCCCAAGATGGCGGGTCCGGGAGGCGGCGCGAGGAGGCCCGCGCGGCCTCACGGGGCCCGGGCCTGAGCCCGATGGCGCCCAGGTCGGATTATGCTAGTGGCGGCGACAGCGATGACTTCTTCCTGGTGCTGCTGGACCCGGTGGGTGGCGATGTGGAGACCGCGGGCGATGGCCAGGCCGCAGGGCCTGTATGGAGGGAGGAGGCCGAGTCGGTCCCACAGCTGCAGCAGGGTGAGAGTGGCGCGAATCCCGCGGGCCGCCAGGCGCTAGGCCCCCGCTGCCTGTCTGCAgtccccgccccagccccggcccagAACCCGATCCCCGCCCCAAGTCTGGCACCCGCTGCGGCCTTCACGGGCACCGTCACCATTCACAACCAAAACCTACTCTTGCGCTTCGAGAACGGTGTCCTCACCCTGGCCACACCCCCGCCGCCAGCCTGGGAGCCTGAGGTCGCGCCTGCCCCTCAGCCTGGGGGTCTGATGGCTCCGCAAGCGGGGGTCCCGCACGCCGCGCAGCCCAACGACTGCCCTGAGCTGCCGCCCGACCTCCTGCTGGCCGAGCCGGCTGAACCGGCGCCGGCCCCAGCGcctgaggaggaggcagagggccGGGCCGCAGCCGAGAGTCCCCGCAGGCCGCTGGGCCCGGGCCCGGGCGTGGTGCTGTACCTGTGTCCCGAGGCGCAGTGCGGACAGACCTTTGCCAAGAAGCACCAGCTGAAGGTGCACCTGCTGACTCACAGCAGCAGCCAGGGCCAACGGCCCTTCAAGTGCCCCCTGGGCGGCTGTGGATGGACTTTCACCACCTCCTACAAGCTCAAGAGGCACCTGCAGTCGCACGACAAACTGCGGCCCTTTGGTTGCCCTGCGGAGGGCTGTGGCAAGAGCTTCACCACGGTGTATAACCTCAAGGCGCACATGAAGGGCCATGAGCAGGAGAACTCGTTCAAATGCGAGGTGTGCGAGGAGAGCTTCCCCACTCAGGCCAAACTCAGCGCCCACCAGCGCAGCCATTTCGAACCTGAGAGGCCATACCAGTGCGCATTTTCCGGCTGCAAGAAGACGTTTATCACAGTGAGTGCCCTGTTTTCCCATAACCGTGCCCATTTCAGGGAACAGGAACTCTTTTCCTGCTCTTTTCCAGGCTGTAGCAAACAGTACGACAAGGCTTGTCGCCTGAAAATTCACCTGCGGAGCCACACAGGTGAGAGACCTTTCCTTTGTGACTTTGACGGCTGTGGCTGGAACTTCACCAGCATGTCCAAACTCTTGAGGCACAAAAGGAAGCACGAGGATGACCGGAGGTTCATGTGCCCTGTGGAAGGCTGTGGGAAATCTTTCACAAGGGCTGAGCATCTGAAAGGCCACAGCATAACCCACCTGGGCACAAAGCCTTTTGTGTGCCCTGTGGAAGGCTGCTGTGCCAGGTTCTCTGCTCGCAGTAGTCTCTACATTCACTCCAAGAAACACTTGCAGGACGTGGACACCTGGAAAAGCCGCTGCCCAGTCTCTACTTGTAATAAGCTCTTCACATCCAAGCACAGCATGAAGACCCACTTGGCCAAAAGGCACAACCTTGGCCAGGATCTCTTAGCTCAGCTAGAAGCTGCAAATTCTCTTACGCCCAGCAGTGAACTTACCAGCCAGGGACAGAATGACCTCAGTGATGCAGAGCTAGTGTCTCTCTCCTCTGATGTGCCTGGCAGTAGCTCCGCTGCAGTGCTGGACACAGCATTGGCAAACTCTGGAATCTTGACTATTGATGTGGCTTCTGTGAGTTCAACTCTGGCAGGGAGCCTCcctgctaataataataattcattagGGCAGGCTGTGGACCCTCGGGCCTTGATGGCCATCAGTGACCTTCCTCAGAGTCTGGatacctctctcttttttggaACGACAGCCTCTGGTTTTCAGCAGAGTCCCTTAGATATGGATGATGTCTCAAGTCTAAGTGTGGGGCCATTGGTATCTCTGGGCTCTTTGGCTATGAAAAACTCGAGTCAAGAGCCCCAGGCTTTGACCCCCAGCAGTAAGCTTACAGTGGACACAGATGCTCTGACTCCTTCAAGCACCCTTTGTGAAAACAGTGTCTCAGAACTACTGACGCCAACCAAAGCAGAATGGAACGTACATCCTGACTCTGACTTCTTTGGACAGGAGGAAGAGACCCAGTTTGGATTCCCCAGTGCAGCAGGAAACCATGGTTCTCAGAAAGAAACAGATCTTATCACGGTGACTGGCAGCTCATTTTTGGTATGA
- the LOC121483490 gene encoding proline-rich nuclear receptor coactivator 2-like gives MGGGKRYNIPAPQSRNVSKNQQQLNREKTKDQNSQMKIVHKKKERGHTYTSSAAARQAVQNGGKNKNFPNNQNWNSSLSSPTLLFKSQTNQNYAGAKFSEPPSPSVFPKPPSHWVPVSFNPSDKEIMTFQLKTLLKVQV, from the coding sequence ATGGGTGGTGGAAAGAGGTATAACATTCCAGCCCCTCAGTCGAGAAACGTTAGTAAGAACCAGCAACAGCTTAACAGAGAGAAGACCAAGGATCAGAATTCCCAAATGAAGATTgttcacaagaaaaaagaaagaggacacacTTACACCTCCTCAGCAGCTGCACGGCAGGCCGTGCAAAACGGGGGGAAGaacaaaaattttccaaataatcaAAACTGGAACTCTAGCTTATCAAGTCCCACTTTACTTTTTAAGTCTCAAACTAATCAGAACTACGCTGGAGCCAAGTTTAGTGAGCCACCATCACCAAGTGTTTTtcctaaaccaccaagccactggGTTCCAGTTTCCTTTAATCCTTCTGATAAGGAAATAATGACATTTCAACTTAAAACCTTACTTAAAGTACaagtataa